One genomic segment of Paenibacillus sp. FSL H8-0332 includes these proteins:
- a CDS encoding class I SAM-dependent methyltransferase has product MQITIHQFNKVAEEYDFVNTLLNDYSFFMNNLPVQTGRALDVGCGSGILVNELSAQFGEVIGIDISDEMLEIATAKRQHSNTSYLNMDAENLVLDGKFDFIVSRTTFHHLNDIPKVIRQLQSLLNDGGKLVILDNVSERETPPAYVYIAGAVIEFIPHIRKFGFRNAVRIFNHQTSRSWLEHVTSDKYKSEQQYHELYGNLLPDCRLQKMGWAMGIVWEK; this is encoded by the coding sequence GTGCAGATAACCATTCATCAATTTAACAAGGTTGCGGAAGAATATGATTTTGTGAACACGTTACTCAATGACTATTCTTTTTTCATGAACAACCTTCCCGTGCAAACCGGGCGAGCCCTTGATGTCGGCTGCGGTTCCGGAATATTAGTGAATGAATTGTCAGCTCAATTCGGTGAGGTAATCGGTATTGATATTTCAGATGAGATGCTGGAGATCGCCACAGCGAAGCGTCAGCATTCCAATACAAGCTATTTGAATATGGATGCTGAAAACCTCGTGTTGGATGGAAAGTTCGACTTCATCGTGAGCAGAACCACCTTCCATCATCTGAATGATATTCCAAAAGTGATCCGCCAGCTGCAAAGCTTGCTGAATGACGGGGGGAAGCTTGTAATTCTGGATAATGTATCGGAAAGAGAAACTCCGCCGGCATACGTGTACATTGCGGGTGCGGTAATTGAGTTCATTCCTCATATCCGCAAATTCGGATTCAGGAATGCTGTCCGCATATTCAACCACCAAACCTCCAGATCTTGGCTCGAACATGTAACATCCGATAAGTATAAATCAGAACAACAATATCACGAGTTGTACGGAAATCTATTGCCTGATTGTCGTTTGCAAAAAATGGGCTGGGCTATGGGCATCGTTTGGGAAAAATAG
- a CDS encoding insulinase family protein, giving the protein MSSLIAGEVYSGFQVIRKEYIREIESSVYTLEHQQSGARLLYVQNQDDNKVFSVTFRTPPADSTGVFHILEHSVLCGSDKFPVKEPFVELLKGSMKTFLNAFTFGDKTMYPVASQNDQDFANLMEVYLDSVFQPNIYSQPEIFEQEGWHYELPHSGDELIYKGVVYNEMKGSYSSPVTVLIDRIKKSLYPGTIYRHSSGGDPQHIPALTYEQFLEAHRNYYHPSNSYFYLYGDLNIEARLQFIHEEYLSRYTRKAIDTSIALQAPAGMTQLTAEYPILETETAADKTYLSLNYVIGTSLDRELNLAFAILKSMLMDSNAAPLKQALLESGLGKDVVAFYSDSMVQPMLGIALTHSNPEAKEEFVNLVRATLSRLAADGLDEKLVLAAVNSKEFELREADFSQYPKGLTYNMEVMKAWLYDGLPSTYLEYEAALAAIREQSANRYFERLIETYLLNSDHCSVVVLHPSQTLAGEKDAAVRSRLASYKASLAPAQLDELVLSTQKLLARQNTPDPSEELEKLPKLTLQDINPIAPAGVPTVEYALDGIKVLHHEVAAGTIAYIKLYWDTCVLAAQQIPYLELLARVLGQLETEAYSIEELTSEIGISTGGIRFQNEVFGAGKSAEGSYQAKFSARIKVMQGNIGGSLKLLHELLYGSNLDNLSKLQEIVRREASGMEAMLTQKGNEIAASRVLSYFSDRGMYEEQLGGVAYYRFIKELARTIDQQAEGLADTLKEICGLLFNTQNLTLSLTGTADSYAEFAAHVQELDLGSRAVDSQPLLSAQGQGVNEGFMSASQVQYVVKGYDYKKLGFAYSGKLQVLKKILSLTYLWNTVRVKGGAYGGNLLLRRDGVLLFTSYRDPNLLETLEVYDRASLFADEYAADEAEMERAIIGTLAMLDQPLSPGATGRQADRHYFEQITAEDLQQERNEILSATAGDIRSYASLLEAVTQQNYFCVVGGESKLKSASGAFGSLEELVK; this is encoded by the coding sequence ATGAGCAGCTTAATAGCAGGTGAGGTCTATTCCGGGTTTCAAGTGATACGCAAGGAGTACATACGGGAAATCGAATCCTCCGTATACACGCTGGAGCATCAGCAGAGCGGCGCACGGCTGCTCTATGTACAGAATCAGGATGACAATAAGGTGTTCAGTGTTACGTTCCGGACTCCGCCTGCGGACAGCACGGGAGTGTTTCACATTCTGGAGCATTCGGTCCTCTGCGGCTCCGACAAATTCCCGGTAAAGGAACCGTTCGTGGAGCTGCTGAAGGGCTCGATGAAGACGTTCCTGAACGCTTTTACCTTTGGCGACAAAACGATGTATCCGGTAGCCAGCCAGAATGACCAGGATTTCGCCAATCTGATGGAGGTCTATCTGGACAGCGTCTTTCAGCCGAATATTTACAGTCAGCCGGAGATCTTCGAGCAGGAGGGCTGGCATTATGAGCTGCCGCATTCCGGGGATGAGCTGATCTACAAGGGCGTCGTCTACAATGAGATGAAGGGTTCGTATTCCTCGCCAGTGACAGTGCTGATTGACCGAATCAAAAAATCGCTCTACCCGGGTACGATCTACCGTCACTCTTCCGGCGGTGACCCGCAGCATATTCCTGCCCTGACCTATGAGCAGTTTCTGGAGGCGCACCGGAATTATTATCACCCGTCGAATAGTTATTTTTATCTCTATGGCGACCTGAATATCGAAGCACGGCTGCAGTTTATCCATGAGGAATACCTCAGCCGCTATACCCGCAAGGCTATAGATACTTCGATTGCACTACAGGCACCGGCCGGCATGACCCAGCTTACGGCGGAGTATCCCATTCTGGAGACGGAAACGGCTGCCGACAAGACATACCTGAGCTTGAATTATGTAATTGGGACCTCTCTGGACCGGGAGCTGAATCTGGCCTTTGCCATTCTGAAAAGCATGCTGATGGACAGCAATGCGGCCCCGCTGAAGCAAGCGCTGCTGGAGAGCGGCCTGGGCAAGGATGTGGTTGCTTTTTATTCAGATAGTATGGTTCAGCCTATGCTGGGTATTGCCTTGACACATTCTAATCCTGAAGCCAAGGAGGAGTTCGTGAATCTGGTCAGAGCAACTCTGAGCCGCCTTGCTGCGGACGGTCTGGATGAGAAGCTGGTGCTCGCTGCGGTGAACAGCAAGGAATTTGAACTGCGTGAAGCCGATTTCAGCCAATATCCGAAGGGTCTCACCTACAACATGGAAGTGATGAAGGCCTGGCTGTATGACGGCTTGCCGTCCACGTATCTGGAATATGAAGCGGCGCTTGCGGCGATCCGTGAACAAAGTGCCAACCGTTATTTCGAGCGCCTGATTGAGACCTACCTGCTGAACAGTGACCACTGTAGTGTCGTTGTCCTCCATCCCTCTCAGACCCTGGCGGGGGAAAAGGATGCGGCGGTCCGCAGCCGTCTGGCGTCATACAAAGCGTCTTTGGCCCCGGCCCAACTGGATGAACTGGTGCTTAGCACGCAGAAGCTGCTGGCCCGGCAGAACACTCCTGACCCCTCAGAGGAGCTGGAGAAGCTGCCGAAGCTGACTCTCCAGGACATTAACCCTATAGCCCCGGCCGGGGTACCCACAGTGGAGTATGCTCTGGATGGGATTAAGGTGCTGCATCATGAAGTGGCTGCCGGTACAATTGCCTATATCAAGTTGTACTGGGACACCTGCGTGCTTGCTGCGCAGCAGATTCCTTATCTGGAGCTGCTGGCGAGAGTGCTTGGACAACTGGAGACGGAAGCCTACAGTATTGAGGAGCTGACCAGTGAAATCGGAATTTCGACCGGGGGCATCCGTTTTCAGAATGAAGTGTTCGGAGCCGGGAAATCTGCGGAAGGCAGCTATCAGGCCAAATTCAGCGCGCGGATCAAGGTCATGCAGGGCAACATCGGCGGTTCTCTGAAGCTGCTGCATGAGCTGCTCTACGGCAGCAATCTGGATAACCTGTCCAAGCTGCAGGAGATTGTCCGCCGGGAAGCCTCCGGCATGGAGGCGATGCTGACCCAGAAAGGCAATGAGATTGCAGCCAGCCGGGTGCTGTCCTACTTCTCGGACCGGGGGATGTACGAGGAGCAGCTTGGCGGCGTGGCGTATTACCGCTTCATTAAGGAGCTGGCCCGCACCATTGACCAGCAGGCGGAGGGGCTTGCGGATACCTTGAAGGAAATCTGCGGGTTGTTGTTCAATACGCAGAATCTGACGCTCTCCCTCACCGGTACGGCGGATTCGTATGCGGAATTCGCTGCACATGTGCAGGAGCTGGACCTGGGCAGCCGGGCGGTGGATTCTCAGCCTCTCTTGTCTGCACAGGGCCAGGGGGTAAACGAAGGCTTCATGTCCGCGAGCCAGGTACAGTATGTAGTTAAAGGCTATGATTACAAGAAGCTGGGCTTCGCCTATTCCGGCAAGCTGCAGGTGCTTAAGAAGATCCTCAGCCTGACCTACCTGTGGAATACGGTCCGGGTCAAGGGCGGTGCGTATGGCGGCAATCTGCTCCTGCGCCGCGACGGGGTACTTCTATTCACTTCCTACCGTGATCCGAACCTGCTGGAGACGCTGGAGGTCTATGACCGTGCTTCTCTGTTTGCAGATGAATATGCAGCAGATGAAGCGGAGATGGAGAGGGCGATTATAGGGACCCTGGCCATGCTGGACCAGCCGCTGAGTCCCGGCGCTACAGGCCGTCAGGCGGACCGGCATTATTTCGAGCAGATTACTGCGGAAGATCTTCAGCAGGAGCGTAATGAAATTCTGTCGGCCACTGCCGGGGATATCAGGAGCTATGCCAGTCTGCTTGAGGCGGTAACACAGCAGAATTACTTCTGTGTGGTCGGAGGCGAATCCAAGCTGAAATCTGCCTCCGGTGCCTTTGGCAGCCTGGAGGAGCTGGTGAAATAA
- a CDS encoding Atu2307/SP_0267 family LLM class monooxygenase, whose translation MELGISTFVETTPDVNTGVTLSHAERLREVVEEIVLADQVGLDVYGVGEHHRPDFAASSPAVLMAAAVPLTTRIRLTSAVMILSSADPVRVFQDFATLDGISGGRAEIMVGRGSFVESFPLFGYDLKDYEELFDEKLDLLLKLREPGKVSWSGKHRPAITNLEIYPRPEQNPLPVWIASAGTPESAVRAGTLGLPFALAIIGNVNPSDYAMHVRLYKEAAAKAGHDVSKLPIATHSHGYVAETDELAVEGFFPSTHARTNVRAVEKGLPSYHRADYDAARSFDGALYVGDPDTVARKIIHLYEHVGITRFLLHVPHGSMPHAQVMQAIRLFGTEVAPRVHEGIKRLKQV comes from the coding sequence GTGGAACTTGGAATAAGCACCTTTGTCGAGACAACGCCTGATGTGAATACCGGAGTGACTCTAAGCCATGCGGAGCGGCTGCGCGAAGTGGTGGAGGAGATCGTGCTTGCGGATCAGGTGGGACTGGATGTATACGGCGTGGGTGAGCATCACCGGCCTGATTTTGCAGCTTCATCGCCTGCTGTGCTAATGGCGGCGGCTGTACCGCTGACGACCCGAATCCGCCTGACCAGTGCAGTCATGATTCTGTCCTCAGCCGATCCGGTGCGGGTATTTCAGGATTTCGCAACACTGGACGGAATATCGGGCGGCCGTGCCGAGATTATGGTGGGCCGGGGCTCGTTCGTCGAGTCGTTTCCTCTGTTCGGCTATGATCTGAAGGACTACGAAGAGCTGTTTGACGAGAAGCTCGACCTGCTGCTCAAGCTGCGGGAGCCCGGCAAGGTGAGCTGGAGCGGCAAACACCGTCCGGCTATAACGAATCTGGAGATCTATCCGCGTCCGGAGCAGAATCCGCTGCCCGTATGGATTGCGAGTGCGGGAACTCCGGAGTCTGCGGTCCGTGCGGGTACCCTGGGTCTGCCCTTTGCTCTGGCGATTATCGGTAATGTGAACCCCTCCGATTATGCCATGCATGTACGGCTCTACAAGGAGGCAGCAGCCAAGGCTGGTCATGATGTGTCCAAGCTTCCGATTGCAACGCACTCTCATGGTTATGTTGCGGAGACGGACGAGCTTGCGGTAGAGGGCTTCTTCCCGTCTACACATGCGCGGACGAATGTCCGGGCGGTGGAGAAAGGGCTGCCTTCGTATCACCGTGCGGATTACGATGCTGCCCGCAGCTTTGACGGTGCTCTATATGTGGGCGACCCGGACACAGTTGCCCGCAAAATCATCCACCTCTACGAGCATGTAGGGATCACACGCTTCCTGCTGCATGTCCCGCACGGCTCCATGCCGCATGCTCAGGTGATGCAGGCCATCCGCCTCTTCGGGACAGAGGTAGCGCCTAGGGTGCATGAGGGAATTAAGCGGTTGAAGCAAGTCTAA